DNA from Polaribacter sp. NJDZ03:
CAGTAATAGTTATTTAGGTGTTCGATTTATAGTGTTTTATGAGCCAATTGCTATTCAACCAAATTTATTAGTTGATGGTGTTTTGTATACTGTAAAAGATCATTTGTTTGCTTTAAATAGTCATAAACATCTTCTATCTCAAAAATAGAAGTCTTAGCTGAAAACTCAAGAAAGATAAGGTTAACATTCTCATGACAGTCCTTATAAAAGGGAGGTAGCTTAGCGTATATTTTAGGTGATAATTATTTTTTAATATCAAAACCTTATAGCTGACCTTGACTTGTGGATAAAGTACTGGAATTGGTGTGGTTGGTTTTACTTCGGTTTTAGAGTAAATTACAATTATTTAACATAATATTAGCGCTTGTTACATAGAAAAGTTACATATTTTTATTAATTAATAATTTTAACCAACACCACTCATGTTTAGTTGTTAGTCGAAAATAATTAATTGATTGTGTTTTATTTTGTTAATTTAAACTTAAATTAACTTTAAATAAAACTAAATTCAAAAAATTATGACAAAAAAAGTACTTAAATTACTGTTTGTGTTGGGCATTCTATGCACATACAGTATGCAGGCACAAACAACTGTAAAAGGGAGTGTTGTAGAAGCAGGAAGCAATTTAGCGCTGCCAGGAGTTAGTGTAGTTATTAAAGACTCTACTGCTGGTACTACAACTGATTTTGATGGTAATTATAGCATTAATGTAGCAGGATCAAATGCTATTCTACAGTTTTCTTATATGGGGTTTGCTTTGCAAGAAATTGGAGTTAATGGGCAGAAAGTAATTAATGTTACATTGGTGCCAGATGTTAGTCAATTAGACGAAATAGTAGTAACAGCTCTTGGTATTAAAAGAGAACGTAAATCTTTAGGATATGCGGTTCAAGAAGTAAAAGGAGAGAGTTTAACAGAAGCAAGAGAGTCTAACGTTGCTAATGCTTTGGTAGGTAAGGTTGCAGGTGTACAGATTATAAAAGGTAGTAATGGTCCTGCTAGTTCTTCAAAAATAGTATTGAGAGGAAATAGTTCATTATCTGGAGATAACCAACCTTTAATTGTTGTCGATGGAATTCCTATGGATAACTTTACAGGAGCAGAGAATACAGATTTCTTTAATCCTTCTCAAGATTTAGGGAATGGACTTGGAGATTTAAATGCCGATGATATTGAAACGATGACGGTGTTAAAAGGTGCTTCTGCTGCTGCTTTGTATGGTTCTCGTGCAGGAAACGGTGTGATTTTAATTACTACTAAAACGGGTAAATCTAGAAAAGGTCTTGGTATTACAGTTTCTGTAACTACTGGTTTTGAAAGATTATTTATAACACCAGAAATTCAACAGTCATTTGGACAAGGAAATGAAGGTGTGTATGTAAATGATTCTCGTGCAAGTTGGGGACCTCAAATTACGGGTCAGACTGTAACGGATTTTAAAGGTGATCAAACTACTTTAAGAGCGTATGATAATATCGATAATTTTTATAATGGAGGATTTAATCAAAATTATAGTGTATCATTTCAACAACAAGTTACAGATGCAACATCATTATATACTTCTGTAAATTATTTAGAGAATGAAAGTAATATTCCAGGGTCTACATTAGAAAGGTTAAACTTAACTACTAGAGCGGTTTCTCATTTTGGTGAAGATAATAAATGGACTTCTGATGTAAAGGTGCAGTATATTAATACGCAAGCAGGTAACAGACCTTTAAATGGTAGTAATAATAACAATGCTTTTGCTACGTTAGCACAATTACCAGTCTCTGTAGATATTACACAATTTGAAGAAAGTTCAGATCAATTTGGTAACATGAGATGGTTTGTTTCTGAAAATGCAGAAAATCCATATTGGTCTGCAAAAAACAGATTGAGTGAAGATGCAAGAGATCGTTTCTTATTAAATGGATCATTAAAGTATAAATTTAATGACTGGTTAAGTTCAGAATTAAAAGCAGGAGCAGATTTATACACCACAACTACAGAAACTAAATTATACTCTGGTAGCCCAGGAAATAATACAGGTATATATAGTTTTGGTAAAGATTCTTTTATCGAGAAAAATTACAGCTTATTATTACTTGCAAGTAAAGATAATATCTTAGGTAAATTTGGAGGGTCTGCAACCTTGGGGGGAAATTTAATGTCTAGATCTTCTAATAATATTAGTGGGCATTCTGGTGATTTAGTTGTACCAAACTTATTTACATTAAATAATGGAGTAAATCCAGCAAATATTAATCAAGGTTCTAGTAATAGAAAAACAAATTCTATTTATGGTACATTCCAGGTTAATTACGATGGGTATTTATTTGTCGATTTTACAGGTCGTAATGATTGGTCTTCTACGTTAAGTGAAGAAAATAGATCTTTTTTCTACCCATCTGTAAGTGCTTCTTTTGTTTTTACAGAGATGTTAAGAAAACAAGATGTAGACATGCCTAGTTGGTGGAATTTTGGTAAAATAAGAGCATCTTATGCAACTGTAGGAAATGATTTATCTCCTTATGAACTGTATAACTTCTATACAATTGATAATGACGTAAATGGTAATACTACTGCAGGTACTAATAA
Protein-coding regions in this window:
- a CDS encoding SusC/RagA family TonB-linked outer membrane protein, encoding MTKKVLKLLFVLGILCTYSMQAQTTVKGSVVEAGSNLALPGVSVVIKDSTAGTTTDFDGNYSINVAGSNAILQFSYMGFALQEIGVNGQKVINVTLVPDVSQLDEIVVTALGIKRERKSLGYAVQEVKGESLTEARESNVANALVGKVAGVQIIKGSNGPASSSKIVLRGNSSLSGDNQPLIVVDGIPMDNFTGAENTDFFNPSQDLGNGLGDLNADDIETMTVLKGASAAALYGSRAGNGVILITTKTGKSRKGLGITVSVTTGFERLFITPEIQQSFGQGNEGVYVNDSRASWGPQITGQTVTDFKGDQTTLRAYDNIDNFYNGGFNQNYSVSFQQQVTDATSLYTSVNYLENESNIPGSTLERLNLTTRAVSHFGEDNKWTSDVKVQYINTQAGNRPLNGSNNNNAFATLAQLPVSVDITQFEESSDQFGNMRWFVSENAENPYWSAKNRLSEDARDRFLLNGSLKYKFNDWLSSELKAGADLYTTTTETKLYSGSPGNNTGIYSFGKDSFIEKNYSLLLLASKDNILGKFGGSATLGGNLMSRSSNNISGHSGDLVVPNLFTLNNGVNPANINQGSSNRKTNSIYGTFQVNYDGYLFVDFTGRNDWSSTLSEENRSFFYPSVSASFVFTEMLRKQDVDMPSWWNFGKIRASYATVGNDLSPYELYNFYTIDNDVNGNTTAGTNNVLFNPDLKSELIKSKEIGFEGRFFNNRLSLDFAYYQSNATNQLINLPLDPLSGYNSKKVNAGDVQNKGFELSLNGRILNNPEGLNWDLGVNYSKNDNTIESLAEDVTQYALGGFDNLAVLAIENGVYGEIWGTKYARVADEASANFGQIIVDGNGLPTATSEKFKLGEQQPDAMVGISNTFTYKNLTLGFLIDARLGGEIFSGSNHALQASGNASATVVNGDRADFIVEGVVSDGSGGFTANNTAVSSQDYWTAITARTGNLGITEANIFDATNIRLRNVNVNYNLKSKWLTDSGIQNAKIGISANNVWMIKNNLNGIDPESVFATSTNATGFEYLSPPTTSSVFLNLSLSF